In the Bacillus shivajii genome, one interval contains:
- a CDS encoding polysaccharide deacetylase family protein: MRNRFIKITSAMIFVFALLGSTYWIGFAGENGEVEALEQELQASHLAVKELEERVSKIDRLHEENEMLENKLNDKQGKITDLQETIVELEDKIDELENEKGREENSSGSGESNDESATYPEPDGSKTVYLTFDDGPTALTPQILDTLNEYDVNATFFTIGKRMEANPETTRRTYEEGNMILTHSYTHKYSIYESFDTFYHDLQLAEQAYEDVLGFEAPEILRFPGGSANHSSFNYGGEQFMPALTEDIKERGYHYIDWNVSSGDASDIYDQPEKMLNQIKAQSAGKNIVVPLFHDTARNEATAEILPDVIEFYKEEGYEFRTFRDITEEELNKMIEEGIANR, encoded by the coding sequence ATGAGAAATCGTTTTATAAAAATAACATCAGCAATGATCTTCGTTTTTGCATTGCTAGGTTCAACATATTGGATCGGCTTCGCTGGTGAGAATGGCGAGGTTGAAGCGCTAGAACAGGAGTTACAAGCTTCCCACTTAGCTGTAAAAGAGCTTGAGGAGCGAGTTTCAAAGATAGATAGACTTCATGAAGAAAACGAGATGCTTGAAAATAAACTAAATGATAAACAAGGAAAAATAACTGATTTACAAGAAACGATTGTTGAATTAGAAGACAAAATAGATGAGCTTGAAAACGAGAAGGGTCGTGAAGAAAATTCTTCAGGTTCGGGTGAAAGTAACGACGAGTCAGCAACTTACCCTGAACCAGATGGCTCAAAGACAGTGTATTTAACTTTCGACGACGGTCCAACAGCATTAACTCCACAAATTCTTGATACACTGAATGAATATGATGTGAATGCGACATTTTTTACGATCGGTAAAAGGATGGAAGCCAATCCTGAAACAACGCGTCGTACGTACGAAGAAGGAAATATGATTTTGACGCACTCTTACACACACAAATACTCAATTTACGAGAGTTTTGACACGTTTTATCATGACTTACAATTAGCAGAACAAGCGTATGAAGATGTGCTAGGTTTTGAAGCGCCAGAGATTCTTCGTTTTCCTGGAGGTTCCGCAAACCACAGTTCTTTCAACTACGGAGGCGAGCAGTTCATGCCAGCATTAACGGAAGACATCAAGGAGCGAGGCTACCATTATATCGATTGGAACGTTTCTTCAGGGGATGCAAGCGACATCTACGACCAGCCTGAGAAAATGCTGAATCAGATTAAAGCTCAATCTGCGGGAAAAAATATTGTCGTGCCTCTTTTCCATGATACGGCTCGAAACGAAGCAACAGCCGAAATTTTGCCAGATGTGATCGAGTTTTATAAAGAAGAAGGATACGAGTTCCGTACATTCCGAGATATTACAGAAGAAGAGTTAAACAAAATGATTGAAGAAGGGATCGCAAACCGGTAA
- a CDS encoding 4Fe-4S dicluster domain-containing protein: MRVYFEEDYCKGCSLCISVCPQEIIHLADRMNNKGYRPTEVLEQDKCTSCTACARICPDAVITVYRPEKKKKKAS, translated from the coding sequence ATGAGGGTTTATTTTGAAGAAGATTATTGTAAAGGGTGCAGCTTATGTATTTCTGTCTGTCCACAAGAAATTATTCACTTAGCAGATCGCATGAATAACAAAGGGTATAGACCTACCGAAGTACTTGAACAGGACAAATGCACAAGCTGTACAGCTTGCGCAAGAATTTGCCCTGATGCTGTCATCACCGTTTATCGACCAGAAAAGAAAAAAAAGAAGGCATCTTAA